ACCAACGCGGCCTTCGGTCCGCTGGCGACGCAGACCGGCACGCCGCTCGGCGCACGGTCGCGACATGGCGTGGCGTGGGCAATCTATCCGGCGGCGGCGCCCGGGGTGTGGTTCGAGTACCATCCGAGTCCGACCGTCGCGTGGCAGACCGGGGTGTACCACGGCGGACCGGGACCGGACGATGCCGACAACATCGGGTTCACCTACGACGCGCTCAGCGAGGCGGGGGTGGCGTTGTATTCGGAATTGCGCTGGGCGTACCGGTTGGCGGGGCGAGGCTGGACGACTCGCGTGGGCGTGGCGGCGCACACCGGGCAGTTCGACGACTTTGAGGCGGGGGTGGCGGGACGCGACGACACGGAGGTGCGCGGGCTCCACAGCGTGTACCTCGTGCAGGACGTGGTGCTGGTTGCGGCCGGGGACGGCGCGCCGAAGCTGGGGGCGTTTGGACGCTTCGGCGTGAGCCCGCAATGCGACCGGAGCGCGGTGACGACCTACGGCGACGCGGGGTTCAACTGGTTTGGTCCGCTGCCCGGGCGCGCCGACGATGTGGCGGGCATCGCGGTGGCGGTGACGCGCTTTGGCCGGAGTTTTCAGGCGCTGAACGGCCTCGCGCGCACGGAGACGGCGCTCGAGCTGACCTACTGCGCGCACCTGACGTCCCGGCTGGCGTTGCAAGCCGACGCACAGTGGCTCTTTGCGCCGGCGGTGAACCCGGGCTCCGGCCGGCGAGAGACCGCGTTCGTGGCGGGGCTCCGGACGAGTTGGAACTTCTAGCGGCCGGCGGCGGGGGGCTTGAATCGGCGGCGGCCCAACCGACCCTCGTTTTCATTTTTGTCACAGAGCTTACGGAGGCCGGAGGAGGACACGGAGGAAGACCGGCCGGGTCGTCGCTCCGTGCCCTTCCTCCGGCGACTCCGTGTCCTGCCCGGAGGGATCAAGGGCGCGCCGGCCTCTTCATAGCCCGAGCCCCCGTTCTCGTTCTGGCCGAGGCCGGTAGTCAGAAGTCCGTGAATCAGCCCAGCCGGGAATCACCGGCTGTGGGTGTTTGCCAGGAAATCAAGGCGCTGGAAAAGAGCTACTTGCGCCGCATGGCGGAAGAATGGCCAACCGAGGAACCGAGCCTCCCGTTCCTTCGGCGGGCCGCGGCCCAATCGGGAGATAACACGCCAAATCTGGCGTGTTATCGCACGTAATACGCCAGATTTGGCGTGTTATCTCGGGGGGGCGGGGTGTTTGGAGCCTGGGAGCCGCAGTGGGCAGCGGGGGCGCGGTGCGACGTCAACCGGTGCACAAATCCTCTCAACGGATGCACAGCCGCGCAGGCGTGCCGAATGATAGGCTTTAACCTTTCCGCTTCCGTCCGGCCCATGGCTACGATCCTCCACAGTCCGTTTTTCCTCCTGTTCTGCACGACCAGTGCTGCTGCCGCGTATTTGGCGCACCGTCGCTACGTGGTCCGGGCGAAGCCGACGTGGGGGGACCAGGTGCTGAACCTGATCGCGGCGTTCGAGACGCTGGCGCTGCTGTACACGACCTACCAGATCCGCAACGGCAACCTGGTGCAGGCGGTGATCGACCCGGGCGCGGCGACGATCGTGGCCGGCGTGACGGCGCTGGGTGTGGCGATGGTTACCTTCGAAGGCGTCCTGGCCAGCAACGAGGCTAGCGAAGAAGCGGGCGACTGAGGTTACGGAGGCGGGGCCGCCGCCAAATCGGGCGCCGCCGCCGTTGGGCGACAGATCGGTCACGGACCGCGACGACGCACGACGGAGCGCGGACTTCCAAGGCAGGGATTGGGCCGCAAAAAGGAGCAAGAGGCGCAAAACGAGCCACAGATCTTTGAGGCCGGGCGCGTGGGAGACGGAGGTTTTTAATCTCAGATAACTCGGATGGAGACAGGATAGGACGGAGTTCGAACAAGCCAGGGTTGGCCACGAAGAGGCGCCAAGAGGCACCAAAAAAAGGCAGGGGTGAACAGGAGGGCGCGGAGAGCGCAGAGGATTCGATCAGGAGACGAACGTCATTCAAAGGAGTGGCCGTCACGCCGTCACAGAACGGCCCGTTTCGATTAGGCGCCTCACTCGCGCGGGGTGCCGAGTTGTTGGCGGGCGGCGTCGCTGAGCATGTCGGTGGTCCAGCGGGGCTCGAAGACGAGGTCGACTTTCACCGCGCCGACGCCGGGGAGCTGCTCCACCGCGGTCTTCACGCCTTCGTACATCCAGGAGCCCGAGGGACACGTGGGCGTGGTGAGCGTCATCACGACGGCCACATCGCCGTTGTCCGCGCACTCGACGCTGTAGATCAGACCGAGGTCGACGAGGTTCACCCCGAACTCGGGGTCGGGGATCTGAGCGAGGGCGTTCCAGACGGTTTTGGAGTCAGGCATCGGTTAAGGGAGTGAGGGAATGAGGGAGTAAGGGAGTGAGGGGACGGAGTGCGAGGGAGCGGAGGAGTGAGGGAGGAAAAGTGAAAGAGGGCTTCGCAGTGAAAGTGAGAGTGGCCAGCCGGAGTGAAAGTGAGAGTGGCTGCGCAGTGAAAGTGAGGGTGAGAGTGAAAGTGGGTCGGACGGGTGAAAGGGCGGGACTGCGGGCGTGGGGTGGTTCTTTCGGCTGAATGAGCGTCCTTGCGGACCTGTTTTCGCGGGTGTTCGCGACTTTCGCGGTTGAATCGGCCTTGGCGGACTACGGCTTAGGTGGGCTCTTGGGCTTCGCAGGCGTGGGCGGTTGTGGGCGGAAGAGGTGTTTTAGGACGAGGAGTTGGTTCGCGAGGAAGAGCGCCGTGCCGAGGGCGAGGAGGAGCGTGCCGAGGCGGAGCCAGAGCGGTTCAACGAGCCAGGTACCGACGAGGAGCGGGAGGAGCGCGAGGCCCTGGAGGCCGAGGCCCCAGGCCTCCAACCGGGAGTTGGCCAGCGCGCTCGCGGGGGGCGTCGGCATCCGGCCGACTTTCGGTCCGTACGCGCGCATCCACGTCAGGAAGGGCACGATCTTGTTCATCATGCCCGCGATCGCCGGGAGGAGTCCGCCGAGCAGCACGAGCACGCCATACACGTTGGCGCTGAAACCGCCGGGCGCCGATCCGGCGGCGGTGGTCGGCCACACGAGCCAGATGCCGGCGACGCTCGCGAGGCCGAGCCCGATCATGCCGCGCACGAGGGCCTGCAGGCCGACGTCGAGGTGGCGCTTCTTGCGCGTGGCGAACGTCTGCCGCAGCGCGATGCCGGAGAACACGAGCCCCGCGACGATCGCCATGCCGAACACGGCCGACGCGTAGCCGACATGCCAGGCAAGGGCGGGCGCGAGTCCGAGGAGGCCGAGCTGGGAGAGCCAGAGTCCGATGCGCACCGGACGCCAGTGGGGGACGTCACCGAGCGTGAACATCGGCACGAGGCGGAAGGTGACGCCCTGGAGGAGCGTGAGGAAGAAACCGGCGAGCCCGAGGTGGGCGTGCGCGCGCAGGAGCGGCAGCGGGTCGGTGGGCCAGAGGTGCCAGAGCCGGTTGGCGACGAGCGCGAGGCCGGCGGTCACGGTGAGGACGAGCCAGAGCGTCGCGAGGATGAGCGACCAGGCGACGGCGTCGCGTTTCCCGGAGCGCACGATGGTGACGAGCGTGTTGCCGGCGAAGAGCAGCACGCCGGCGACGACGAAGCTGCCGGCGGCGCCGAGCAGGGGCAGGTTCCAGTGCCAGAAGGCGTACACCATCACCGGCACGGCGGCGGCGTGGAGCGCGAAGTGCCACCAGCCGCCGCGTTCGCTCCAGAGCGTGGTGCTGAGCGCGACCGGCGCGAGTTGGTAGATCGCGCCCACGGCGATAGTGACGAAGAACCCGAGCACCCAGGCGTGCGTGAGCGCGATCACGCTCGGCGCGATGTGCGGCGTGATCAGCTGCTGGGGAGCCCACGCGGTCGCGAGGACGGCCGCGGCGAACCACGCCAGGCCGAGGCCCATGAAGGCGAGCGGCAGCCGGCCTTGGGAG
The Opitutus sp. ER46 genome window above contains:
- a CDS encoding iron-sulfur cluster assembly protein, translated to MPDSKTVWNALAQIPDPEFGVNLVDLGLIYSVECADNGDVAVVMTLTTPTCPSGSWMYEGVKTAVEQLPGVGAVKVDLVFEPRWTTDMLSDAARQQLGTPRE
- a CDS encoding carbohydrate porin; amino-acid sequence: MTLRCRSIIVAPLLALGVPLAFGQLTAELAGPLLASPDKAARTSLCVAAEGWQVVRGGQATGGAWNAFLGLAVELDGPAWGGPAGGTLVAEVNGVANQHGENTFAARTGAFHPVSNYHAADHVRVYNLHYRHTGPGGHWALKVGQLALDDDFMASDYTGLFTNAAFGPLATQTGTPLGARSRHGVAWAIYPAAAPGVWFEYHPSPTVAWQTGVYHGGPGPDDADNIGFTYDALSEAGVALYSELRWAYRLAGRGWTTRVGVAAHTGQFDDFEAGVAGRDDTEVRGLHSVYLVQDVVLVAAGDGAPKLGAFGRFGVSPQCDRSAVTTYGDAGFNWFGPLPGRADDVAGIAVAVTRFGRSFQALNGLARTETALELTYCAHLTSRLALQADAQWLFAPAVNPGSGRRETAFVAGLRTSWNF
- a CDS encoding DUF2339 domain-containing protein codes for the protein MTVSPPPRPGGSWLASQGRLPLAFMGLGLAWFAAAVLATAWAPQQLITPHIAPSVIALTHAWVLGFFVTIAVGAIYQLAPVALSTTLWSERGGWWHFALHAAAVPVMVYAFWHWNLPLLGAAGSFVVAGVLLFAGNTLVTIVRSGKRDAVAWSLILATLWLVLTVTAGLALVANRLWHLWPTDPLPLLRAHAHLGLAGFFLTLLQGVTFRLVPMFTLGDVPHWRPVRIGLWLSQLGLLGLAPALAWHVGYASAVFGMAIVAGLVFSGIALRQTFATRKKRHLDVGLQALVRGMIGLGLASVAGIWLVWPTTAAGSAPGGFSANVYGVLVLLGGLLPAIAGMMNKIVPFLTWMRAYGPKVGRMPTPPASALANSRLEAWGLGLQGLALLPLLVGTWLVEPLWLRLGTLLLALGTALFLANQLLVLKHLFRPQPPTPAKPKSPPKP